From the Methanobacterium petrolearium genome, one window contains:
- a CDS encoding DUF504 domain-containing protein has product MAKRILDLLTWHPEKDISKCQVTYSHRGPKGNLKTIPATDIQGLERGFMVMIDGSMIPYHRIIKIECDNMLIWKKNIKKGGS; this is encoded by the coding sequence ATGGCCAAGAGAATCCTGGACTTGTTAACATGGCACCCTGAGAAGGATATCAGTAAATGTCAAGTCACTTATTCACACCGAGGGCCTAAAGGAAACCTTAAAACCATCCCAGCAACAGATATTCAGGGTTTAGAAAGAGGATTCATGGTAATGATTGATGGATCAATGATTCCCTATCATCGTATAATTAAAATAGAATGCGATAACATGTTAATTTGGAAAAAAAATATTAAAAAAGGAGGTTCCTGA
- a CDS encoding radical SAM protein, producing the protein MNLIQKIKNKEILDLLKEANQTTLKEHGNNITLERAIFLSWWCDKGDCSFCYMSSQKPLIRDPKKARRRVESILAEAEMVRRMGWNIEFLSGGYGAFTTSEIKKIAQDIYQITDNSVWLNVGITSELEAYGEEVIGVTGAVEVANPQLHRRICPSKPLEDITGMLTEAGNLGFKKAITIIIGLGETPEDLQYLFQMIEDLEIDRVIFYSLNPHPDTPYAHTPQPASLYYAGTVAATRIQFPKLEIITGTWVDNLANIGPLILAGANGITKFPLFKMFGTRQGRRVEEEVQWAGRKLVGTFTDLDCLEGESPKSGLEPFLKRYISSCLNNKTEYKV; encoded by the coding sequence ATGAATCTCATCCAAAAAATAAAAAACAAAGAAATCCTGGATCTTCTCAAGGAAGCCAACCAGACCACCCTCAAAGAACATGGCAATAATATCACCCTGGAAAGGGCCATATTCCTGTCATGGTGGTGTGATAAGGGAGATTGCAGCTTCTGTTACATGTCCTCCCAGAAGCCCCTCATCAGGGATCCTAAAAAAGCCCGTCGCAGGGTGGAATCCATCCTGGCCGAGGCAGAAATGGTCCGCCGTATGGGATGGAACATAGAATTTTTATCGGGAGGATACGGTGCATTCACCACCTCTGAGATAAAAAAAATAGCCCAGGACATCTACCAGATAACTGATAACTCTGTATGGCTCAATGTGGGAATAACCAGTGAACTGGAGGCCTATGGGGAAGAAGTCATCGGTGTGACCGGAGCAGTGGAGGTGGCCAACCCACAACTTCACCGTAGGATATGCCCCAGCAAACCCTTAGAAGACATAACCGGCATGCTCACTGAAGCAGGGAATCTGGGATTTAAAAAAGCCATAACCATTATCATAGGATTGGGAGAAACACCGGAAGACCTTCAGTATCTTTTTCAGATGATTGAAGATCTGGAAATAGATCGGGTCATATTTTACTCCCTCAACCCTCACCCAGACACACCCTATGCACATACCCCCCAACCAGCATCTCTCTATTATGCAGGCACAGTAGCAGCCACCAGGATACAGTTTCCCAAGTTAGAGATTATCACTGGAACCTGGGTGGATAACCTGGCCAATATTGGACCATTAATCCTGGCCGGGGCTAATGGAATCACCAAATTCCCATTATTCAAGATGTTCGGAACCAGGCAGGGCAGAAGAGTAGAAGAAGAGGTTCAATGGGCTGGTAGGAAACTTGTGGGGACCTTTACAGATCTTGATTGTCTGGAGGGTGAAAGTCCTAAAAGTGGACTGGAACCATTCCTAAAAAGATATATCTCAAGTTGTCTTAATAATAAAACAGAGTATAAGGTTTAA
- a CDS encoding AI-2E family transporter → MIYKLKGTLTSAIFVLLVLLILSLIILTPMLSMIILAAVFAYAVRPIARKIQPFLKFESVAILVAMMVIILPLIAILVYCIDSLIHSAPTLISAAESMNIGDLTTESIQNSTQVQQYIPADVYPYLGSASGFVETALFDILRGFASYLVSLVQSLPNLALELFVFFAATFYLARDGDRLWKYVDFVIPNDRRGFFDNLFREVDNVLKSIFFGHFLTAIIVGAISGIGFYLLGYPYSLFLGILTGFCQVIPFIGHWPTYTVLVIYDFFAGNYLRLVLVVILSLALSILDMYLRPQISGKYADIHPMIFLLGFICGPLLLGLVGFIIGPLVLGVAYAAFLAYKESKENESDAPKKDKKELS, encoded by the coding sequence ATGATTTACAAACTTAAGGGGACCTTAACATCAGCTATATTTGTGTTATTGGTACTCCTAATTTTATCACTGATAATTCTCACACCCATGCTGAGCATGATTATATTGGCGGCGGTTTTCGCCTACGCAGTGCGTCCTATAGCCCGAAAAATCCAACCATTTCTTAAATTTGAGTCTGTAGCCATACTGGTGGCCATGATGGTGATTATACTGCCTTTAATTGCCATTTTAGTATACTGTATTGATTCGCTTATACATTCTGCCCCCACACTTATCTCTGCTGCTGAATCCATGAATATAGGTGATCTGACCACAGAATCCATCCAGAATTCCACCCAGGTCCAACAGTACATCCCAGCTGATGTCTATCCTTACCTGGGATCAGCATCAGGGTTCGTGGAAACAGCTTTATTTGATATATTAAGAGGATTTGCATCCTATCTGGTTAGTCTGGTGCAATCACTCCCTAATTTGGCATTGGAACTTTTTGTATTCTTCGCAGCCACCTTCTACTTAGCCAGAGATGGGGACCGACTATGGAAATATGTTGATTTTGTTATACCCAATGATAGGAGGGGTTTTTTTGATAACCTCTTCCGGGAAGTTGACAATGTACTTAAAAGTATCTTCTTCGGACACTTCCTGACAGCTATTATTGTGGGCGCAATATCTGGAATAGGTTTCTACCTTTTAGGTTATCCTTATTCGCTATTTTTGGGAATTTTAACCGGATTTTGCCAGGTAATACCTTTCATTGGCCATTGGCCCACATATACGGTTTTAGTTATTTATGATTTCTTTGCAGGTAATTACCTGCGTCTGGTGTTGGTGGTTATTTTGAGTCTTGCTTTGAGCATCCTGGACATGTATTTAAGGCCCCAAATATCTGGTAAATATGCAGATATCCATCCCATGATATTTCTGTTGGGGTTCATCTGCGGACCACTACTTTTAGGTCTGGTAGGGTTTATAATAGGACCTCTGGTTCTGGGAGTAGCTTATGCAGCATTTTTAGCCTACAAAGAATCCAAAGAAAATGAAAGTGATGCTCCCAAAAAAGATAAAAAAGAACTATCTTAA
- a CDS encoding fibrillarin-like rRNA/tRNA 2'-O-methyltransferase has product MEDRSQHKFTGVYELEGHLATCNLNPGVRVYGEKLTEYEGVEYRLWDPRRSKLAAAILKGLEMLPIEVDSKILYLGASAGTTPSHISDIITEGVIYCVEFAPRMMRELLPVCRARENMIPLLEDASKPQNYLTLTEKVDFLYSDVAQPNQTEIFMDNMRMYLKDEGKGMLMIKARSIDVSRKPRKIFREEASKLKEHGFRVVDKVDLEPYEKDHRCLVCEFAF; this is encoded by the coding sequence ATGGAAGATAGATCACAGCATAAATTCACCGGTGTATATGAACTGGAAGGTCACCTGGCCACCTGTAACCTCAACCCAGGAGTGAGGGTTTATGGGGAGAAACTGACAGAATATGAAGGTGTGGAGTACCGTTTATGGGATCCTCGCCGTTCTAAATTGGCAGCAGCCATTTTAAAAGGTTTGGAAATGTTGCCGATTGAAGTTGATTCTAAAATTCTTTACCTGGGTGCATCTGCCGGAACCACCCCTTCACATATCTCAGATATCATCACTGAGGGTGTGATCTACTGTGTGGAGTTTGCACCCCGTATGATGCGGGAGCTTTTACCTGTCTGCCGGGCACGGGAAAACATGATACCCCTCCTGGAAGATGCCAGCAAACCACAGAACTATTTAACTTTAACAGAAAAAGTGGATTTTCTCTATTCCGATGTTGCCCAACCCAACCAGACTGAAATATTCATGGATAACATGCGCATGTACTTGAAAGATGAGGGTAAAGGGATGCTCATGATAAAAGCCAGAAGTATTGATGTTTCCCGTAAACCCAGAAAGATATTCCGGGAAGAGGCATCCAAATTAAAGGAACATGGCTTCCGGGTGGTGGATAAGGTGGATCTGGAGCCCTATGAGAAAGACCACCGTTGCCTGGTGTGTGAATTTGCTTTTTAA
- a CDS encoding KH domain-containing protein, with protein MVLPVCDVCLKSGMLCQGCENKLKTGEISQLDLDIAKILYRLGDGKIGFKKTIEIGDVVIIITEKNQVGKLIGKGGKIVREISKTIEKKVRVVGEDSDLKAVATDILAPARVSGINIVYGKDGEERYKIRVRREDARRLPAKLDLLNNIIQELTGEKTQVVIDRNN; from the coding sequence ATGGTATTGCCAGTATGCGATGTCTGTTTAAAGAGCGGAATGTTATGTCAAGGTTGTGAGAATAAGCTGAAAACAGGAGAAATCAGTCAGCTTGACTTGGACATTGCAAAAATCCTCTACAGGTTGGGTGATGGTAAAATAGGTTTCAAAAAAACCATCGAGATTGGAGACGTGGTTATCATCATCACCGAGAAAAACCAAGTGGGTAAACTCATAGGCAAAGGCGGTAAAATAGTAAGGGAAATATCCAAAACCATCGAGAAAAAGGTGAGGGTGGTTGGAGAGGACTCTGACCTGAAAGCCGTGGCCACTGACATATTAGCACCTGCACGTGTTTCCGGGATTAACATAGTTTATGGGAAAGACGGAGAAGAAAGATATAAGATTCGTGTAAGGCGAGAGGATGCCCGGAGATTACCTGCTAAGTTAGACCTTTTAAACAACATTATACAAGAGTTAACCGGGGAGAAGACCCAAGTGGTTATAGACCGGAATAACTAG
- a CDS encoding dihydroorotate dehydrogenase: MLEVEICQMKMRNPTLLAAGVMGSTASSLNWAANSGAGGVVTKSFGLEPNKGYPNPTTVEVEGGIINAIGLSNPGMEVFQEELKKLEGNVPQIASIYGATPEEFSQIARKVDNIVDALELNVSCPHAMEGCGASIGQDPDLTTQIVNKVKKSVKSPVIVKLTPNVTDIVEIARAAESGGADALTLINSLGPGMRIDLETARPVLANRFGGMSGPAIKPIALRCVYQVHQEVSLPIMGVGGIRDHQDVVEFLYAGASCVQIGTAIMYHGLDIFQKINMGLLKFMEDKGYQKVEEMVGLAHEL, encoded by the coding sequence ATGCTGGAAGTGGAAATATGCCAGATGAAAATGAGAAACCCCACCCTTTTAGCGGCAGGGGTGATGGGAAGTACGGCGTCATCCCTAAACTGGGCAGCCAATAGTGGAGCCGGAGGAGTGGTAACCAAATCCTTTGGCCTGGAACCTAACAAGGGTTACCCCAACCCCACCACTGTGGAAGTAGAAGGGGGAATAATCAACGCCATAGGACTGTCCAACCCGGGAATGGAAGTTTTCCAGGAAGAACTGAAAAAATTGGAGGGAAACGTCCCCCAAATAGCTTCTATTTATGGTGCAACACCAGAAGAATTCTCCCAGATTGCCCGCAAGGTAGATAACATAGTGGATGCCCTGGAACTCAATGTATCTTGCCCTCATGCCATGGAAGGCTGCGGAGCATCCATAGGCCAGGATCCGGATCTAACCACCCAGATCGTGAACAAGGTTAAAAAATCAGTTAAATCCCCGGTGATAGTTAAACTAACCCCCAACGTAACTGATATTGTAGAGATAGCCAGAGCAGCAGAAAGTGGGGGTGCCGATGCCCTGACCCTCATCAACTCCCTGGGTCCGGGTATGAGGATTGACCTGGAAACAGCCAGACCAGTACTGGCCAACCGTTTTGGGGGAATGTCAGGCCCAGCCATAAAACCTATAGCCTTACGTTGTGTGTACCAGGTGCACCAGGAAGTCTCCTTACCTATAATGGGTGTGGGAGGAATCCGGGATCACCAGGATGTGGTGGAATTTTTATACGCCGGAGCATCGTGCGTCCAGATCGGAACCGCAATCATGTACCATGGACTGGACATTTTCCAGAAAATAAACATGGGCCTTTTGAAGTTCATGGAGGACAAAGGCTACCAAAAAGTGGAGGAAATGGTTGGACTGGCCCATGAATTATAA
- the hisE gene encoding phosphoribosyl-ATP diphosphatase gives MSDQIIREVYQVLEERRNSPIDSYTSHLMQDDDKQAEDKILEKVGEEAAEFIIASKNDENLVPEAVDLIFHTLLLLVYKGVELDELYDEFGRRRG, from the coding sequence ATGAGTGACCAAATCATCAGAGAAGTTTACCAGGTTTTAGAAGAAAGACGAAATTCACCCATTGATTCCTACACATCCCACCTCATGCAGGATGACGATAAACAGGCAGAGGATAAGATCCTGGAAAAGGTGGGTGAAGAAGCCGCAGAATTCATCATCGCCTCTAAAAATGATGAAAACCTGGTACCGGAAGCTGTCGATCTCATATTCCACACCCTACTGCTCCTTGTGTATAAAGGAGTGGAACTTGACGAATTATATGACGAGTTTGGAAGAAGAAGGGGTTAA
- a CDS encoding CBS domain-containing ParB/RepB/Spo0J family partition protein, giving the protein MTTSTLVKDYMTREVITVTPDTPNAEVIQLMKQTGHDGFPVKTNGEVIGMITAFDLLLKPWVHEVKDIMSTDVVVAAQSMSLNDASRVMFRMGVSRLPVMDEKGNLVGIITNTDIVRSHIERSTPMKVRYFKKTLEQLYNIRTRLVHEKVPINKLRPTQNKVYADELQGRTYELERGLAEPTIVVKTGNRFVLVDGHHRTVAARKLGYDEIDSYVITLDQDIKLGMEKTADKEGIFSFEDIEVIDDAQHPLIAITGPLHKELDKEIKK; this is encoded by the coding sequence ATGACCACATCCACTCTGGTTAAGGATTACATGACCCGGGAAGTTATAACTGTCACCCCAGACACCCCTAATGCAGAAGTGATCCAGCTCATGAAACAAACTGGGCACGATGGATTCCCAGTTAAAACCAATGGAGAAGTTATAGGCATGATCACTGCCTTTGATTTACTGCTCAAACCATGGGTGCATGAGGTTAAGGATATAATGTCCACTGATGTGGTGGTGGCAGCCCAATCCATGTCCCTTAATGATGCTTCCAGGGTAATGTTTCGTATGGGAGTCTCCCGATTACCAGTCATGGATGAAAAGGGTAATCTGGTGGGCATTATCACTAACACAGACATAGTACGCTCCCATATTGAACGATCCACTCCCATGAAGGTTCGTTACTTTAAAAAAACATTAGAACAGCTTTATAACATTAGGACCAGGTTGGTTCATGAGAAAGTGCCTATTAATAAACTCAGACCCACCCAGAACAAGGTCTATGCTGACGAACTCCAGGGTCGTACCTACGAACTGGAGAGAGGATTGGCAGAACCCACCATAGTGGTAAAGACTGGGAACCGTTTTGTATTAGTGGATGGTCATCACCGGACAGTTGCTGCTCGTAAATTAGGCTATGATGAAATTGACTCATATGTGATAACTCTGGATCAGGATATCAAGTTGGGAATGGAAAAAACCGCTGATAAGGAGGGTATTTTCTCATTTGAAGATATTGAGGTCATCGACGATGCACAACACCCCCTTATAGCCATAACAGGTCCACTGCACAAGGAACTGGATAAGGAGATTAAAAAATGA
- the hjc gene encoding Holliday junction resolvase Hjc: protein MSKTGSREERELVKMLWDADCAAMRAPASGGATKKPLPDIIAGNGKIYLAIEVKSSSKDRIYINSEKIDSLCEFAQKFGAQPYIGAKFTRKKWRFLTPEILHKTRQNNYRVDLDLAFQKGLEFDELLGKDKQVKF from the coding sequence ATGAGTAAAACAGGATCCCGTGAAGAACGAGAACTGGTTAAGATGCTCTGGGATGCTGATTGCGCAGCTATGCGTGCACCAGCATCAGGAGGAGCAACCAAAAAACCACTCCCAGACATCATTGCAGGTAACGGGAAAATATATCTGGCTATAGAGGTTAAATCATCCTCCAAAGACCGCATTTACATTAATTCTGAGAAGATTGATTCTCTCTGTGAATTTGCTCAAAAATTTGGTGCTCAGCCCTACATTGGAGCTAAGTTCACCCGTAAAAAATGGCGCTTTTTAACCCCGGAGATCCTCCACAAAACCAGACAGAACAACTACCGTGTGGACCTGGACCTGGCTTTCCAGAAGGGATTAGAGTTTGATGAACTTTTAGGGAAGGATAAGCAGGTTAAATTTTGA
- the coaBC gene encoding bifunctional phosphopantothenoylcysteine decarboxylase/phosphopantothenate--cysteine ligase CoaBC yields the protein MAIVLCVTGSVAAVETVKLARELKRKGFQVKCFMSDGACDIINPYALEFATGEAVITKLTGEIEHVKYADEDLILVAPATANVISKFAYKIADNPINTLLLTASGYNTPIVFVPSMHQSMYRAVDENVQKLKREGVVFMEPKEEENKAKFPSIDDIVLQAQKSTSKGGLEGKKVLISAGGTYEELDPIRGITNRSSGKMGLELAKESFRRGADVTMVTGRIDVDVPKVFNHIRVESTQDMHDELQKILIDFDVFLSAAAVSDFTLKKQGSKISSQNDLTINLTPATKIINQIKEYNPEIFLVGFKADYNVSEDELIKSAKKRMKESGADLMVANDVSEEGAGFGSHQNKVILIDEEIRRVPLSTKEEISVLIMDRVIEKSS from the coding sequence ATGGCAATCGTGCTGTGCGTTACGGGTAGTGTGGCTGCTGTTGAAACAGTGAAACTGGCCAGGGAACTTAAAAGGAAGGGTTTCCAGGTCAAATGTTTCATGAGCGATGGGGCATGTGACATAATCAATCCCTATGCCCTGGAATTTGCCACTGGTGAGGCAGTGATAACCAAACTCACCGGGGAAATTGAGCATGTTAAATATGCTGATGAAGATCTGATTCTGGTGGCCCCGGCCACAGCCAACGTCATAAGTAAATTCGCCTATAAAATCGCAGATAACCCCATTAACACCCTTCTACTCACAGCCAGTGGCTATAACACACCCATTGTTTTTGTACCATCCATGCACCAGTCCATGTACAGGGCAGTGGACGAAAACGTCCAGAAACTAAAAAGGGAGGGTGTGGTGTTCATGGAGCCTAAAGAGGAGGAAAACAAGGCTAAATTCCCATCCATTGATGATATTGTCCTCCAGGCTCAGAAATCCACTTCAAAAGGTGGATTGGAAGGTAAAAAAGTTTTAATTAGTGCAGGGGGTACCTATGAGGAACTTGACCCCATCAGAGGTATAACCAATCGTAGTTCCGGTAAAATGGGATTGGAACTTGCTAAAGAATCTTTCCGCAGAGGTGCAGATGTAACCATGGTCACTGGAAGGATAGATGTAGATGTTCCGAAAGTTTTCAACCATATACGAGTTGAATCCACCCAGGACATGCATGATGAGCTGCAAAAAATCCTGATTGACTTTGATGTGTTCCTATCTGCAGCAGCAGTCAGTGATTTTACTCTAAAAAAACAGGGATCCAAGATTTCATCCCAGAATGATCTGACCATAAATCTCACCCCAGCAACAAAGATCATTAACCAGATTAAGGAATACAACCCTGAAATCTTTTTGGTCGGTTTTAAAGCAGATTACAATGTTTCAGAGGATGAATTAATCAAATCGGCTAAGAAAAGGATGAAAGAATCCGGTGCAGATCTTATGGTGGCGAATGATGTTTCAGAGGAAGGTGCTGGGTTTGGTTCCCATCAGAACAAGGTGATCTTGATTGATGAGGAGATACGAAGGGTTCCCCTAAGCACCAAGGAAGAAATATCTGTTTTAATTATGGATAGGGTTATAGAAAAGAGTTCTTAA
- the gatB gene encoding Asp-tRNA(Asn)/Glu-tRNA(Gln) amidotransferase subunit GatB, which translates to MKCGLEIHVQLETESKLFCTCHTNYQEAAPNTNICYVCLNQPGAKPYPPNQAALDGAVMIALMLGCKISPEVTYFMRKHYDYPDLSSGYQRTSIPIGYEGDLNGVRIREVHLEEDPGQYKPDMGIVDFNRSGIPLIEIVTEPDMTSPEEARRFLRELIRVLEYSGSARGEGTMRADVNISLEGGKRAEIKNVNSIKGAYKALQFELVRQKNLLKRGIEIKQETRAFLESQMITVPMRLKEEAEDYRYIPDPDLPPMIAEKEKVEFIREKMPEPAHIKTERFTTEYGIKKDHAQVITSELELADAFEEVAKEVDPEFAALWMRDELKRVLSYNKLTYKDSEITTVQLVELLKMLQDKKITTKAGQRIIEQLPNNSKMPGLIAEEMGLVGVVEDDTVLVAVKQAIQENPAAVSDYFEGKSKALNFLVGQVMRITRGKADPTRTNQMVQEELKAQK; encoded by the coding sequence ATGAAATGCGGATTAGAAATCCACGTTCAACTAGAAACAGAATCAAAACTGTTTTGCACATGTCACACTAACTATCAGGAGGCAGCTCCCAACACCAACATATGTTACGTCTGTTTAAACCAGCCAGGAGCCAAACCATACCCCCCAAACCAGGCAGCCCTGGACGGGGCAGTTATGATCGCCCTAATGTTAGGATGTAAGATCAGCCCAGAGGTAACCTACTTCATGAGGAAACACTACGACTATCCAGATCTATCTTCAGGATATCAAAGAACTTCAATCCCCATAGGATACGAGGGGGACTTAAATGGTGTTCGTATCAGAGAGGTGCACCTGGAAGAAGATCCTGGTCAATACAAGCCAGACATGGGCATAGTTGACTTTAATAGGTCAGGAATACCATTAATCGAGATCGTAACTGAACCAGACATGACTTCACCAGAGGAAGCCCGTCGGTTCTTACGTGAGCTTATCAGGGTGTTAGAATACAGTGGAAGTGCCCGTGGTGAGGGTACCATGCGGGCCGATGTGAACATCTCCCTGGAAGGAGGTAAACGGGCTGAGATCAAGAATGTGAACTCTATTAAAGGGGCTTACAAGGCATTACAGTTCGAACTGGTGCGTCAAAAGAACCTCCTGAAGAGAGGTATTGAAATAAAACAGGAAACCCGCGCATTCCTCGAATCTCAGATGATAACTGTACCTATGAGACTTAAAGAGGAAGCAGAGGACTACAGGTACATACCTGACCCGGATTTACCGCCAATGATCGCTGAAAAAGAAAAAGTAGAGTTTATCCGTGAAAAAATGCCGGAACCCGCCCATATTAAAACAGAACGGTTCACAACAGAGTACGGCATCAAAAAAGACCATGCTCAAGTCATCACCTCTGAACTGGAACTGGCCGATGCCTTTGAAGAAGTTGCTAAAGAGGTTGATCCTGAATTTGCTGCACTTTGGATGCGGGATGAACTCAAAAGAGTACTTTCCTATAACAAACTCACCTATAAAGATAGTGAAATAACCACAGTTCAACTGGTGGAACTCTTGAAGATGCTGCAGGATAAGAAGATAACCACCAAGGCAGGGCAGAGGATCATTGAACAGCTACCCAACAACTCTAAAATGCCAGGTCTCATTGCTGAGGAAATGGGATTGGTAGGTGTGGTGGAAGATGACACCGTACTTGTGGCAGTGAAACAAGCAATCCAGGAGAACCCTGCTGCTGTTTCTGATTATTTTGAAGGTAAATCCAAGGCCTTAAACTTTCTGGTGGGTCAAGTGATGCGCATAACCCGTGGAAAAGCCGACCCTACCCGGACCAATCAGATGGTTCAGGAAGAACTTAAGGCACAAAAATAA
- a CDS encoding dihydroorotate dehydrogenase electron transfer subunit, protein MNFPQVIKINRIVEETPTVKTFFLPWDFTDEIPGQFVMVWNFQDEKPMSISSIDPVNDEIGISVKMVGPFTQALHKLQENDQLGLRGPYGSGFRIAGSRVLAVGGGIGMAPVAAFTEEASRRGIEVDVITAATTKEEILFQKRLEMAGANVLPTTDDGSHGFCGFATELAEKLIKEEDYHMLVACGPEIMMKKLADISNQHQLPAQFSLERYMKCAMGICGQCCVDDVGWRICVEGPVFWGDQLRMISEFGHYRRDASGTKHTF, encoded by the coding sequence ATGAATTTTCCACAGGTAATAAAGATCAATAGGATAGTTGAGGAAACACCCACAGTGAAAACCTTCTTTTTACCCTGGGATTTTACTGATGAGATCCCGGGCCAGTTCGTCATGGTCTGGAACTTCCAGGATGAAAAACCCATGTCCATCTCCAGTATTGATCCAGTTAATGATGAGATCGGTATTTCAGTGAAGATGGTGGGACCCTTCACCCAGGCACTGCACAAACTCCAGGAAAACGACCAGTTAGGTTTAAGAGGGCCATATGGCAGTGGATTCCGGATTGCAGGTTCCCGGGTGCTGGCAGTAGGTGGGGGGATAGGAATGGCACCGGTAGCTGCCTTCACTGAGGAAGCATCCCGTAGAGGTATTGAAGTGGATGTTATAACTGCGGCCACCACCAAGGAAGAGATACTCTTTCAAAAACGACTTGAAATGGCTGGTGCCAATGTATTGCCAACCACTGATGATGGTAGTCATGGATTCTGCGGGTTTGCCACAGAACTGGCTGAAAAGCTCATAAAAGAAGAAGATTACCATATGCTGGTGGCCTGCGGTCCAGAGATCATGATGAAAAAACTCGCTGACATTTCCAATCAGCACCAGTTACCAGCTCAATTTTCCCTGGAACGATACATGAAGTGTGCCATGGGTATCTGTGGCCAGTGCTGTGTGGATGATGTGGGCTGGAGGATCTGTGTGGAGGGACCAGTATTCTGGGGAGACCAGCTACGCATGATATCAGAATTTGGACATTACCGAAGGGATGCATCAGGCACAAAACACACATTCTGA
- a CDS encoding NOP5/NOP56 family protein, whose amino-acid sequence MKCYVVGCFAGFVALDDDFNLLDYELFPTSELLEKWNQSQGKIVNPEEEFILNKMGKICDEIVIETGKSSYNYKNLKYNSIFTLQIPSKGGDYLRSHLEEVLQETGFLDLDEDLESVIRNLSIQITERKLKESSESDDLLLIQAIHAMDELEEAEVKLIERIREWYSIHFPELEEVRDHARYVEFVAEYGDRDSVINAGVLNLEGSVSLGADLSPADLDVIQGFARTIKSIQESKKSTADYVDVKMDEMAPNLRDLVGASLGAKIIAHTGGIKRLALLPSSTVQILGAEKALFRHLKTGEKPPKHGLIYQHPDVRGSRWWIRGKIARALAGKISLAVRKDYFSGKLDPSIKEGFQEKLKGITKEHPFPKRTEKSKMKKKQGKKRKKKKDKFRYKKGQYQY is encoded by the coding sequence ATGAAGTGTTATGTAGTTGGTTGTTTTGCAGGCTTCGTGGCCTTAGATGATGATTTTAACCTCCTGGATTATGAACTTTTCCCAACTTCAGAACTCCTGGAAAAATGGAACCAAAGCCAGGGAAAGATTGTTAATCCAGAGGAAGAGTTCATTTTAAATAAAATGGGTAAAATATGTGATGAAATCGTAATTGAAACTGGTAAAAGCAGTTACAACTACAAAAACCTTAAATATAATTCTATATTCACCTTGCAGATCCCCAGTAAAGGTGGGGATTATCTTCGATCCCACCTGGAGGAAGTTCTCCAGGAAACTGGTTTTCTGGATCTTGATGAAGATTTGGAGAGTGTTATCCGTAATTTATCCATTCAGATCACCGAAAGGAAGCTTAAAGAGTCTTCTGAATCTGATGATCTGTTGCTTATCCAGGCCATCCATGCCATGGACGAATTGGAGGAAGCAGAAGTTAAACTAATCGAAAGGATTCGGGAATGGTACTCCATTCATTTCCCTGAATTGGAGGAAGTCCGGGATCATGCCCGTTATGTGGAGTTTGTGGCAGAGTATGGGGACCGTGATTCTGTTATCAATGCCGGAGTTCTGAATCTGGAGGGAAGTGTTAGTCTGGGTGCTGATTTATCCCCTGCTGATCTGGATGTGATTCAGGGATTTGCCAGAACCATTAAATCCATCCAGGAATCTAAAAAATCCACTGCAGACTATGTTGATGTGAAAATGGATGAAATGGCACCTAATTTGAGGGATTTAGTAGGGGCATCCTTAGGGGCGAAGATCATCGCTCATACTGGTGGTATTAAACGGTTGGCCCTCCTTCCATCCAGCACTGTTCAAATTTTAGGGGCGGAAAAGGCTCTTTTCCGTCATCTTAAGACTGGTGAGAAACCACCCAAACATGGGTTGATCTACCAGCATCCTGATGTTCGGGGCTCCAGATGGTGGATAAGGGGTAAAATCGCCCGGGCACTGGCTGGTAAGATCAGTTTGGCTGTGCGGAAGGATTATTTCTCAGGAAAACTTGATCCATCAATTAAGGAAGGGTTCCAGGAGAAACTAAAAGGAATAACCAAGGAACATCCTTTCCCTAAAAGGACTGAAAAGTCAAAAATGAAGAAAAAACAGGGAAAGAAGAGAAAAAAGAAAAAGGATAAGTTTCGTTATAAAAAAGGTCAGTATCAGTATTAA